TTGTCATGGCGGCGATTCAGAATAAGGTTGGCTCGGCGATTCAGTGCGTGTGGGGCCGGATGATGACGTCGTTCGGGTGTGTGAGGCCCGCCGGTCCGTCGTCGATGGACTCCAGTGTTTCGAGGCTCGTGTCAGAACGATTGAGCATCGCACGGGCTTGATTCATGTCGAGCGCACCCTCCCAACGCGCAACCACAATGGTCGCCACCCCGTTGCCGATAAGATTGGTAACCGCACGCGCCTCGTTGAGAAATCGGTCGACTCCCAGCAGCAGCACCAGCCCGGACACAGGAATCTTGTGCATCGTGGCGAGCGTAGCCGCCAGTGCAACGAATCCCGCTCCGGCCACACCAGCCGAGCCTTTCGAGGTCAGCAGCAACACGCCAAGCAACAGCAACTGATCCCAGATCGTCAGATTAATATTCATCGCCTGTGCGACAAAGATCGACGCCATCGTCAGGTAGATTGCCGTGCCATCAGCATTAAACGTATAGCCCGTTGGCAACACCATCCCGACAACAGGGCGCGAGCAACCCATCTTTTCCATCTTGATGAGCATCTGGGGGAGAACCGCTTCGGTAGAGGCCGTACCGAGGGTGATGAAAATCTCGTCCTTGATGTAGCGAAGATACTTCCACAACGACAACCCGCTCAGACTCATGACGAGACCGAGCACGACAACCACGAAGAAGATTGAGGTCAGGTAAAGACACAGCATCAGCTGACCAAACGATGCCAGCGTGCCGATTCCGTACTTCGCGATGGTGAACGCCATGCCGCCAAACGCACCGACAGGCGCGACATACATCACGATTCGTACGACCCCGAACATGCCCTGAAGGAACATATCGAGCATGTCAACTAAAGGCGCGGTGCGGGGGCCGAGCTTCGCGAGAGCAATCGCGAGCAGCAGCGAGAAGAATATGATCGGCAAGATCTCTCCATTCGCAAACGCTCCAACAATACTGTTGGGAACGATGCTCATGAGGAATTCAAGCATGCCGTGTTGTTGTGCTGCGTGGGTGTAGGTGGAGATCGCCGAACTGTCGATATGAGCCGGGTCGATGTTCATACCGCTGCCTGGCTTGATGACGTTGACGATGATAAGACCGGCAGCGAGCGCAATCGTCGAGGCGATTTCGAAGTAGACGACCGCCTTCACACCAACCCGGCCGGCCTCATGAAGGTCACTCATGCGGGCGATGCCGACTACGACCGACGCAAAAATGATCGGCGCAAGCAGCATCCGGATCAGTTTGATGAACAGATCGCCGAGTGGCTTAAGTTGAGAACCGATGTCAGGGTAGAAATGGCCGACGAGCACACCAGCGATAATTCCAATCAAAACCTGTACGTAAAGCCTGGAAAGAGATTTTCCGATTCTTGAAACCAGCATGACCGTCTCCTATCTATGCCTGGCATCTTTTGATGAAGTCAGGTCGAGCACCGCAGCGACATTTACCGCTGCGGCGAGCACGGCCCTCATTTCGCCTGCGTTCCATTGATCTGTTTTTATGAACGCCGCGCCGACGCTTTGTCGGCGCGTTTGCCGCTTGACCGCTTATGCAGACAGCTTTTGCATCTCGGCGTAGAGATCGGCCTTTCCTTCAAAGCCGATGCCGGGCAGATCGGGCATTGTGATATAGCCGCCGTCCACCTTTACGCCATCGGGGAAGCCGCCGTACGGCTGGAACAGATCCGGATACGATTCGTTGCCGCCCAGACCGAGTCCGGCAGCGATATTCAGCGACATCTGGTGACCACCGTGCGGAATGCAGCGGGTCCGCGACCAGCCGTGCTGATGCAGCATGTCGAGCGTGCGCAGGTACTCGACGAGCCCGTAGCTCAGCGCGCAATCGAATTGCAGCCAGTCACGGTCGGGGCGCATACCGCCGTAGCGGATCAGGTTGCGGGCGTCTTGCATCGAGAACAGGTCTTCACCCGTCGCCATCGGCTTGTCGTAGTAATTGCGCAGCGTCGCCTGCAACTCGAAGTCGAGCGGATCGCCCGGTTCCTCGTACCAGAACAGGTCGTATTGCGACAGCGCCTTTGCGTACTGGATAGCCGTGTCGAGATCGAAGCGGCCATTCGCATCGACGGCAAGCTTCTGACCATCCTGCAGCACGCTAAGAATTGAGTCGATGCGGCGCAGATCTTCATCGAGCGAAGCGCCACCGATCTTCTTCTTGACGACCGTATAGCCCCGGTCGATGTAGCTGCGCATTTCGTCTTTCAGCTTTCCGTGATCCTGGCCCGGGTAGTAGTAGCCGCCTGCTGCGTACACGAAGATCTTACGGTTCGGTC
This is a stretch of genomic DNA from Paraburkholderia sp. HP33-1. It encodes these proteins:
- the dctA gene encoding C4-dicarboxylate transporter DctA, whose protein sequence is MLVSRIGKSLSRLYVQVLIGIIAGVLVGHFYPDIGSQLKPLGDLFIKLIRMLLAPIIFASVVVGIARMSDLHEAGRVGVKAVVYFEIASTIALAAGLIIVNVIKPGSGMNIDPAHIDSSAISTYTHAAQQHGMLEFLMSIVPNSIVGAFANGEILPIIFFSLLLAIALAKLGPRTAPLVDMLDMFLQGMFGVVRIVMYVAPVGAFGGMAFTIAKYGIGTLASFGQLMLCLYLTSIFFVVVVLGLVMSLSGLSLWKYLRYIKDEIFITLGTASTEAVLPQMLIKMEKMGCSRPVVGMVLPTGYTFNADGTAIYLTMASIFVAQAMNINLTIWDQLLLLGVLLLTSKGSAGVAGAGFVALAATLATMHKIPVSGLVLLLGVDRFLNEARAVTNLIGNGVATIVVARWEGALDMNQARAMLNRSDTSLETLESIDDGPAGLTHPNDVIIRPHTH
- a CDS encoding mandelate racemase/muconate lactonizing enzyme family protein, which produces MRIVEIREKTVPISSPIRNAYIDFSNMTLSLVAVVTDVIRDGKPVVGYGFNSNGRYGQGKLMRERFIPRILEADPASLVDDAGDNLDPHKIWATMFTNEKPGGHGERSVAIGTIDMAVWDAVAKIEGKPLFQLLADRYGNGRPNRKIFVYAAGGYYYPGQDHGKLKDEMRSYIDRGYTVVKKKIGGASLDEDLRRIDSILSVLQDGQKLAVDANGRFDLDTAIQYAKALSQYDLFWYEEPGDPLDFELQATLRNYYDKPMATGEDLFSMQDARNLIRYGGMRPDRDWLQFDCALSYGLVEYLRTLDMLHQHGWSRTRCIPHGGHQMSLNIAAGLGLGGNESYPDLFQPYGGFPDGVKVDGGYITMPDLPGIGFEGKADLYAEMQKLSA